Proteins encoded within one genomic window of Streptomyces sp. NBC_01314:
- a CDS encoding NAD-dependent succinate-semialdehyde dehydrogenase, which produces MTDTPTQLFIGGAWADAADGATMPVDDPATGEIIAHVADAGAKDAQRAEEAAVQAQEEWARTAPRVRSEILRRAYEIIVERTDELAHLMTAEMGKPLAEARGEVAYAAEFFRWFSEEAVRIDGGHGVLPDGRNRMLLSRRPVGPCLLITPWNFPLAMGTRKIGPAIAAGCTMILKPAPQTPLSSLALAAILKEAGLPDGVLNVVTTSRAGEVCEPLLRGGRIRKLSFTGSTNVGRLLLAQSAEAVVRTSMELGGNAPFVVFEDADLDKAVDGAMLAKMRNMGEACTAANRFFVHTSVAKEFGRRLAERMGALVVGPGTRDGVDVGPLIDRVGRAKVEELVADAVERGARVLVGGRTPEGPGCFYPPTVLTDVASDSRLMDTEIFGPVAAILTFDDEDEVIRRANDTPWGLVGYVFTEGLDRALRVSERLEVGMVGVNTGLVSNPAAPFGGVKQSGLGREGGRVGIEEFLEYQYLAVPVR; this is translated from the coding sequence ATGACCGACACACCCACGCAGTTGTTCATCGGCGGGGCCTGGGCGGACGCCGCGGACGGCGCCACCATGCCCGTGGACGACCCCGCGACCGGTGAGATCATCGCGCACGTCGCCGACGCGGGCGCCAAGGACGCCCAGCGCGCCGAGGAGGCCGCCGTTCAGGCGCAGGAGGAGTGGGCCCGTACGGCGCCCCGGGTGCGCAGCGAGATCCTGCGCCGGGCGTACGAGATCATTGTCGAGCGCACCGACGAGCTGGCCCACCTGATGACGGCCGAGATGGGCAAGCCGCTGGCCGAGGCCAGGGGAGAGGTGGCGTACGCGGCGGAGTTCTTCCGCTGGTTCTCCGAGGAGGCCGTCCGTATCGACGGCGGCCACGGCGTCCTGCCCGACGGCCGCAACCGCATGCTGCTCTCCCGCCGCCCCGTCGGCCCCTGTCTGCTGATCACCCCGTGGAACTTCCCGCTGGCCATGGGCACCCGCAAGATCGGCCCGGCGATCGCCGCCGGCTGCACGATGATCCTCAAGCCGGCCCCGCAGACCCCTCTGTCCAGCCTGGCTCTCGCCGCGATCCTCAAGGAGGCCGGGCTGCCCGACGGCGTGCTCAACGTCGTCACCACCTCCCGCGCGGGAGAGGTGTGCGAACCGCTCCTGCGCGGCGGGCGGATCCGTAAGCTGTCCTTCACCGGCTCCACCAACGTGGGACGCCTGCTGCTCGCCCAGAGCGCGGAGGCGGTCGTGCGAACCTCGATGGAGCTGGGCGGGAACGCGCCGTTCGTCGTCTTCGAGGACGCCGACCTGGACAAGGCGGTCGACGGCGCGATGCTCGCCAAGATGCGCAACATGGGCGAGGCCTGCACCGCCGCCAACCGCTTCTTCGTCCACACCTCCGTGGCGAAGGAGTTCGGGCGGCGCTTGGCCGAGCGCATGGGCGCGCTGGTCGTGGGCCCCGGCACCCGGGACGGCGTCGACGTCGGCCCGCTGATCGACAGGGTCGGACGGGCCAAGGTCGAGGAGCTGGTGGCCGACGCGGTGGAGCGCGGCGCCCGGGTGCTCGTCGGTGGCCGTACGCCCGAGGGGCCGGGCTGCTTCTACCCGCCGACCGTGCTCACCGACGTCGCCTCCGACAGTCGCCTGATGGACACGGAGATCTTCGGCCCGGTCGCGGCGATCCTCACCTTCGACGACGAGGACGAGGTGATCCGCCGGGCCAACGACACCCCTTGGGGCCTGGTCGGCTATGTCTTCACCGAGGGCCTGGACCGCGCCCTGCGGGTCAGCGAGCGTCTGGAGGTGGGCATGGTCGGCGTCAACACCGGCCTCGTCTCCAACCCGGCCGCGCCGTTCGGCGGTGTCAAGCAGTCCGGGCTGGGCCGCGAGGGCGGCCGGGTCGGGATCGAAGAGTTCCTTGAGTACCAGTACCTCGCGGTGCCTGTGCGATGA
- a CDS encoding IclR family transcriptional regulator — MKSVIRSLRILEAVARHQPVTVGELTKLFGLPKSTVQRTLVTLNEAGWLRANRRDTTRWEIGARVLAVRPAALQGSSLFAAAREPMIRLRDTVNETIHLSVPDALHSMVVVDRVDCDHPVRTFHTIGDTSPLHATATGHAILAHLPNPEVDEFATGTFEGYGEETITDPEELRTELQRVRERGYAVNHNQYLQGICAIAAPVLDGDGVPLAAVAVSLPDSRFEPGRLAELGQLVTETAAEITARHMR; from the coding sequence ATGAAGAGCGTCATCAGGTCACTGCGCATCCTGGAGGCGGTCGCCCGGCATCAGCCGGTCACCGTGGGCGAGTTGACGAAGCTCTTCGGCCTGCCGAAATCGACGGTGCAGCGCACCCTGGTCACCCTCAACGAGGCGGGCTGGCTCCGGGCCAACCGCAGGGACACCACGCGCTGGGAGATCGGCGCCCGCGTCCTCGCCGTACGACCCGCAGCTCTCCAGGGCTCCAGCCTGTTCGCCGCCGCCCGCGAACCCATGATCCGACTCCGGGACACGGTGAACGAGACCATCCATCTCTCGGTGCCCGACGCACTGCACAGCATGGTCGTCGTCGACCGCGTCGACTGCGACCACCCCGTACGAACCTTCCACACCATCGGCGACACCTCACCCCTGCACGCCACGGCCACCGGGCACGCGATCCTCGCCCATCTCCCGAATCCCGAGGTCGACGAGTTCGCGACGGGCACGTTCGAGGGGTACGGCGAGGAGACCATCACCGACCCCGAGGAGCTGCGCACGGAGCTCCAGCGGGTCAGGGAGCGTGGCTACGCCGTCAACCACAACCAGTACCTCCAGGGGATCTGCGCCATCGCGGCACCCGTCCTGGACGGTGACGGCGTCCCACTGGCCGCCGTGGCCGTCTCCCTGCCCGACTCCCGCTTCGAGCCCGGCCGGCTCGCCGAGCTGGGGCAGCTGGTGACCGAGACGGCGGCCGAGATCACCGCCCGCCACATGCGCTGA
- a CDS encoding IclR family transcriptional regulator — MKSVTRSLRILEAVAQHQPVTVGELTKLFGLPKSTVQRTLVTLAEAGWLRANRRDTTRWEIGARVLAVRPAALQGSSLFAAAREPMIRLRDTVNETIHLSVPDALHSMVVVDRVDCDHPVRTFHTIGDTSPLHATAVGRAILAQLPKQDVEELITQGLERFSDTTPADPDELRAELDRIRTDGYAVNRNQYRPGVCAFAAPVLDENGTPLAAVAISMPDSRYDVKRESEWGGLVAGAAEEISGRLLGG; from the coding sequence ATGAAGAGCGTCACGAGATCGCTGCGCATCCTGGAGGCGGTCGCCCAGCATCAGCCGGTCACCGTCGGGGAGTTGACGAAACTCTTCGGCCTGCCGAAGTCGACCGTGCAGCGCACCCTGGTCACCCTGGCCGAGGCGGGCTGGCTGCGCGCGAACCGCAGGGACACCACGCGCTGGGAGATCGGCGCCCGTGTCCTCGCCGTACGACCCGCAGCCCTGCAGGGCTCCAGCCTGTTCGCCGCCGCCCGCGAACCCATGATCCGACTCCGGGACACGGTGAACGAGACCATCCACCTGTCGGTGCCCGACGCACTGCACAGCATGGTCGTCGTCGACCGCGTCGACTGCGACCACCCCGTACGGACCTTCCACACCATCGGCGACACCTCACCCCTGCACGCCACCGCCGTGGGACGCGCGATCCTCGCCCAGCTTCCGAAGCAGGACGTCGAGGAACTCATCACCCAGGGCCTGGAGCGCTTCAGCGACACGACCCCCGCCGACCCCGACGAGCTGCGCGCCGAACTGGACCGGATCCGCACCGACGGCTACGCGGTCAACCGGAATCAGTACCGGCCGGGCGTCTGCGCCTTCGCCGCACCCGTGCTCGACGAGAACGGGACACCGTTGGCCGCCGTGGCCATCTCGATGCCTGACTCCCGGTACGACGTGAAACGGGAGTCCGAGTGGGGTGGCCTCGTGGCCGGCGCGGCAGAGGAGATCAGCGGACGCCTACTGGGCGGCTGA
- the solA gene encoding N-methyl-L-tryptophan oxidase produces MSAAKKRVAVVGVGTMGSQAAWRLAARGAEVVGYDRFAPGHDRGAAGGETRIFRSAHFEDSRYVPLLKHADALWEQLQEETGRELRRLTGCLLMGPTEHHQMATVLQSIAEHDLDHEVLDVELLAKRFPQYRIEDGDAAVLDRRAGFIRPELTIQSAARRAEQLGAVINRYSTVREIVPVAGGVEIRTDSGSERFDTVVVTPGPWVNDLLPDLPWEVDVRRLVSAWYVPTAPEAWFGEERPAFIRTAPTHCYGLPSPDGISVKLGLSRALHQPAGDPNQLDRTVQPEELEIFSELIERHMPDLNPDPTRLSVYMEGYTESSRPLVGPLPGAENVILLAGFSGHGFKLSPAFGDIAADLALDGTSPQPIDFLSTVGRTEA; encoded by the coding sequence GTGTCAGCTGCCAAGAAGCGCGTCGCCGTCGTCGGCGTCGGAACGATGGGCAGCCAGGCCGCCTGGCGGCTGGCGGCCCGCGGCGCCGAGGTCGTCGGGTACGACCGGTTCGCCCCGGGACACGACCGCGGCGCCGCCGGCGGTGAGACCCGGATCTTCCGCAGCGCGCACTTCGAGGACTCCCGCTATGTCCCGCTGCTCAAGCACGCCGACGCCCTGTGGGAGCAGCTGCAGGAGGAGACCGGCCGCGAGCTGCGCCGGCTGACCGGATGTCTGCTGATGGGGCCGACCGAGCACCACCAGATGGCCACCGTCCTGCAGTCCATCGCGGAGCACGACCTCGACCATGAGGTGCTCGATGTCGAGCTTCTGGCGAAACGTTTCCCCCAGTACCGCATCGAGGACGGCGACGCGGCCGTGCTCGACCGCCGCGCCGGTTTCATCCGCCCCGAGCTGACCATCCAGAGCGCCGCCCGCCGTGCCGAGCAGCTGGGCGCGGTGATCAACCGCTACAGCACGGTCCGCGAGATCGTCCCCGTCGCGGGTGGCGTCGAGATCCGCACCGACTCCGGCAGCGAGCGCTTCGACACCGTCGTCGTCACCCCTGGTCCCTGGGTCAACGACCTGCTGCCCGACCTGCCGTGGGAGGTGGACGTCCGCCGCCTGGTCAGCGCCTGGTACGTGCCGACCGCCCCCGAGGCCTGGTTCGGCGAGGAGCGCCCGGCGTTCATCCGGACCGCGCCCACCCACTGCTACGGCCTGCCCTCCCCGGACGGCATCTCGGTCAAGCTCGGCCTCTCCCGCGCCCTGCACCAGCCCGCGGGCGACCCGAACCAGCTGGACAGGACGGTGCAGCCCGAGGAACTGGAGATCTTCTCCGAGTTGATCGAGCGTCACATGCCGGACCTGAACCCGGACCCGACCCGGCTCTCCGTCTACATGGAGGGCTACACCGAGAGCAGCCGCCCCCTGGTCGGCCCTCTGCCCGGCGCCGAGAACGTGATCCTGCTCGCCGGCTTCTCCGGCCACGGCTTCAAGCTCTCGCCCGCCTTCGGCGACATCGCCGCCGACCTGGCGCTGGACGGCACCTCGCCCCAGCCCATCGACTTCCTCTCCACCGTCGGCCGTACGGAGGCATGA
- a CDS encoding succinylglutamate desuccinylase/aspartoacylase family protein yields MNDATLSVASLDARPGTKARGTVRADLGALTTDIPLTLVNGSRPGPRVVITAGVHGGEFTPIDAVVRLADRLEPGEVYGQVIICPVANPPAVYEGRLNISPVDGVNLNRVFPGDPAGGPTERLAAWLFTHLVDGADVYVDLHCGGIDQVLRDFVGYRLTGDPDLDKATAELAGSFGIEDVILGLKADGGNSHAAAARRGISAVLVEVGSLGQRDEPTALRRVDGLLTALRHLGVLDHEGSAPAPIREWVWSAGVTAEATGLWYPEFSFDADILGEVAEGDLLGRIVDPADGTEHTVHAPAGGRIFYAMHGLTVAPGAELAALAVPWDPATAPSPDTLRTPGAGHGSDEAAPRP; encoded by the coding sequence ATGAACGACGCCACCCTCTCCGTCGCCTCCCTCGATGCCCGGCCCGGCACCAAGGCACGCGGCACCGTCCGGGCCGACCTCGGCGCCCTCACCACGGACATCCCGCTGACCCTGGTCAACGGCTCCCGCCCCGGCCCTCGGGTCGTCATCACCGCAGGTGTGCACGGCGGCGAGTTCACGCCCATCGACGCCGTCGTACGACTGGCGGACAGGCTGGAGCCCGGGGAGGTGTACGGGCAGGTGATCATCTGCCCCGTCGCCAACCCGCCCGCCGTGTACGAGGGCCGGCTCAACATCTCCCCGGTCGACGGCGTGAACCTCAACCGCGTCTTCCCCGGCGACCCGGCCGGCGGCCCCACCGAGCGTCTGGCCGCCTGGCTCTTCACCCACCTGGTCGACGGTGCCGACGTCTACGTCGACCTGCACTGCGGCGGCATCGACCAGGTCCTGCGGGACTTCGTCGGATACCGCCTCACCGGTGACCCGGACCTCGACAAGGCCACGGCCGAACTGGCAGGCTCCTTCGGCATCGAGGACGTCATCCTCGGACTGAAGGCCGACGGCGGCAACAGCCACGCGGCCGCCGCCCGCCGGGGCATCTCGGCGGTCCTGGTCGAGGTCGGCTCACTCGGACAGCGGGACGAGCCCACGGCCCTCCGCCGCGTCGACGGACTCCTCACGGCACTGCGCCACCTGGGCGTCCTCGACCACGAAGGCTCCGCCCCGGCCCCGATCCGGGAGTGGGTCTGGTCCGCCGGTGTCACCGCCGAGGCCACCGGCCTGTGGTACCCGGAGTTCTCCTTCGACGCCGACATCCTCGGCGAAGTCGCCGAGGGCGACCTCCTCGGCCGCATCGTCGACCCGGCCGACGGCACGGAGCACACGGTCCACGCCCCGGCCGGCGGACGGATCTTCTACGCCATGCACGGTCTCACCGTCGCCCCCGGCGCCGAACTCGCCGCCCTCGCCGTGCCGTGGGACCCCGCCACGGCCCCGAGCCCCGACACCCTCCGCACCCCCGGCGCGGGCCATGGGTCCGACGAGGCGGCCCCCCGCCCGTAA
- a CDS encoding ABC transporter substrate-binding protein, translated as MRDVRIDRRLFLRGVGGVTAGLAAASALSACGTGSSRSTTAGSGKSSKTLVVRNSGGTYGEANQKAVYDAFTKETGIQIKVVNIAYAQLLAQIKQGRPQFDVIDTSMADVIRFKDQDATEALDYDRLKSTKNAGIAESLMMSHGIGKNYWASVMAYRTDAFDGKKPENWADFWDTKAFKGSRALQARDADLPELEFALLADGVPLDKLYPLDVERAFKSLDNIRGSVRKYWDTGALPGVLLGREEVVATSVWHGRLDALIKGGSPLAYQWNGARRQSNGFCIPKGTANLDAAYQLVDFALRPDIQAAYAEVYPMAPVVPAAYKKLSSAAAGNLASSPEHLKSGFDLDVEWWIKNETAVSKRWQEWVNA; from the coding sequence ATGAGAGATGTCCGGATAGACCGCCGGCTGTTCCTGCGCGGAGTCGGCGGAGTCACGGCGGGTCTTGCCGCCGCGTCCGCCCTGAGTGCCTGTGGCACCGGCAGCAGCCGCAGCACGACCGCCGGTAGCGGCAAGAGCTCCAAGACGCTGGTCGTGCGCAACAGCGGTGGCACGTACGGCGAGGCCAACCAGAAGGCGGTCTACGACGCGTTCACCAAGGAGACGGGCATCCAGATCAAGGTGGTGAACATCGCGTACGCGCAGCTGCTCGCCCAGATCAAGCAGGGCCGCCCGCAGTTCGACGTCATCGACACCTCCATGGCCGACGTCATCCGCTTCAAGGACCAGGACGCGACCGAGGCGCTCGACTACGACCGGTTGAAGAGCACCAAGAACGCGGGCATCGCCGAGTCCCTGATGATGTCCCACGGCATCGGCAAGAACTACTGGGCCAGCGTCATGGCGTACCGCACCGACGCCTTCGACGGCAAGAAGCCTGAAAACTGGGCCGACTTCTGGGACACCAAGGCGTTCAAGGGCAGCCGCGCCCTCCAGGCCCGCGACGCCGACCTGCCCGAACTGGAGTTCGCCCTCCTGGCCGACGGCGTGCCCCTGGACAAGCTGTACCCCCTTGATGTGGAGCGCGCCTTCAAGTCCCTCGACAACATCAGGGGTTCCGTCCGCAAGTACTGGGACACCGGTGCCCTGCCCGGCGTCCTGCTGGGCCGCGAGGAGGTTGTCGCCACCAGCGTGTGGCACGGCCGTCTCGACGCCCTGATCAAGGGCGGCTCGCCGCTCGCCTACCAGTGGAACGGTGCCCGCCGGCAGAGCAACGGCTTCTGCATCCCCAAGGGGACCGCGAACCTCGACGCCGCCTACCAGCTCGTCGACTTCGCGCTGCGTCCCGACATCCAGGCCGCCTACGCCGAGGTCTATCCGATGGCCCCGGTGGTGCCCGCCGCCTACAAGAAGCTCTCCTCGGCCGCCGCCGGGAATCTGGCCAGCTCGCCCGAGCACCTGAAGTCCGGGTTCGACCTGGACGTCGAGTGGTGGATCAAGAACGAGACGGCCGTGTCCAAGCGCTGGCAGGAGTGGGTCAATGCCTGA
- a CDS encoding ABC transporter ATP-binding protein, protein MPELNLKSPHQSSPVVFPPPGTGTGKPLSVTDLRKTYSGVTAVDTVSMEIAGGEFVTFLGSSGSGKTTTLMMIAGFCEPDSGQIVVGGRDVTRLAPQKRGLGFVFQQYLLFPHMTVWENVAFPLQLRGVPKAELRRRVGETLEIAGLSAMARRRPRELSGGQQQRVALCRALVYRPPVILMDEPLGALDKKLRDQLQTEIKRIQQELGLTVIYVTHDQEEALVLSDRIAVMRDGRIDQFDTPRELFERPRTPFVADFLGAANFLPGTVQQQTSEQTLVRLDAGGLLKARPQAGAEGARVRAAVQPGRLRLCTPGDGFCTGTVETVTYVGTLVRVTVRPAGDADTGLVRLELPAGKAPVIGEQVSLTADPDDVSVFAVEGGG, encoded by the coding sequence ATGCCTGAGCTGAACCTGAAGTCGCCGCACCAGTCGTCCCCGGTGGTCTTCCCGCCGCCGGGGACCGGCACCGGAAAACCCCTCTCCGTCACGGACCTGCGCAAGACGTACAGCGGCGTGACCGCTGTCGACACGGTCTCGATGGAGATCGCGGGCGGCGAGTTCGTCACCTTCCTGGGGTCCTCCGGCTCCGGCAAGACCACCACCCTGATGATGATCGCCGGGTTCTGCGAGCCCGACTCCGGCCAGATCGTCGTCGGCGGCCGTGACGTGACCCGCCTCGCGCCGCAGAAGCGCGGCCTCGGCTTCGTCTTCCAGCAGTACCTGCTCTTCCCGCACATGACGGTCTGGGAGAACGTCGCCTTCCCGCTCCAGCTGCGGGGCGTGCCCAAGGCGGAGCTGCGCCGCCGGGTCGGCGAGACCCTGGAGATCGCCGGACTCTCGGCCATGGCCCGGCGCCGGCCGCGCGAGCTGTCCGGTGGCCAGCAGCAGCGTGTCGCGCTGTGCCGGGCGCTGGTCTACCGGCCGCCGGTGATCCTCATGGACGAGCCGCTCGGCGCCCTGGACAAGAAGCTGCGCGACCAGCTGCAGACCGAGATCAAGCGCATCCAGCAGGAACTCGGCCTGACCGTCATCTATGTGACGCACGATCAGGAAGAGGCGCTGGTCCTGTCCGACCGGATCGCGGTGATGCGGGACGGACGGATCGACCAGTTCGACACCCCGCGTGAGCTCTTCGAGCGCCCGCGCACCCCGTTCGTCGCCGACTTCCTCGGCGCGGCCAACTTCCTCCCCGGCACCGTCCAGCAGCAGACGTCCGAGCAGACCCTCGTACGGCTGGACGCGGGAGGCCTGCTCAAGGCCCGCCCGCAGGCGGGAGCCGAGGGAGCCCGGGTACGAGCCGCGGTCCAGCCCGGCCGGCTCCGGCTGTGCACGCCCGGCGACGGGTTCTGTACCGGGACCGTCGAGACGGTCACCTACGTGGGAACCCTCGTCCGCGTCACCGTCCGCCCGGCGGGCGACGCCGACACCGGCCTCGTACGGCTGGAACTCCCGGCCGGCAAGGCCCCGGTCATCGGCGAACAGGTCAGCCTGACCGCCGATCCCGACGACGTCAGCGTGTTCGCGGTCGAAGGAGGCGGGTGA
- a CDS encoding ABC transporter permease — protein MAGSVLAPAPPAPGPKAPAASRGRVRRALSERRTRFGLLNAAPVVIYLLVLFVYPIFSTLLLSLKGEDGGWTLHWYADALQGSNLKVLLTTLRISAETSLLSLVIGFLLAAAVSRLKPLWAGLVMIIVIVPHFISALVRTYGWIILLGEHGVINNALTDLDVPGAPFQMLYNELGVVIGTTSVMLPYTVLLLYAVMKGIDRRLPAAAASMGAGRLTIFRRIYLPMVAPGLINAGILCFILCLGYYLTPALMGGPKQAMVASLISEQVMKQSQWNGAAALGIILLLLTFAGLLLLRLIKAVSEAAKNRGIS, from the coding sequence ATGGCCGGATCCGTTCTCGCGCCCGCGCCTCCCGCCCCGGGCCCCAAAGCCCCCGCGGCCTCCCGGGGGCGGGTGCGCCGCGCGCTGTCCGAGCGCCGCACCCGCTTCGGGCTGCTCAACGCCGCCCCCGTGGTCATCTATCTGCTGGTGCTGTTCGTCTACCCGATCTTCAGCACCCTGCTCCTCAGCCTCAAGGGCGAGGACGGCGGCTGGACGCTGCACTGGTACGCGGACGCCCTCCAGGGCTCCAACCTGAAGGTCCTCCTCACCACCCTGCGGATCTCCGCCGAGACCTCGCTGCTCAGCCTCGTCATCGGCTTCCTGCTGGCCGCCGCCGTCTCCCGGCTCAAGCCACTGTGGGCAGGCCTGGTGATGATCATCGTCATCGTGCCGCACTTCATCAGCGCCCTGGTCCGCACCTACGGCTGGATCATCCTGCTCGGTGAACACGGCGTCATCAACAACGCCCTGACGGACCTGGACGTCCCGGGTGCTCCGTTCCAGATGCTCTACAACGAGCTCGGCGTGGTCATCGGCACCACCTCGGTGATGCTGCCCTACACCGTGCTGCTGCTGTACGCGGTCATGAAGGGCATCGACCGCCGGCTGCCGGCCGCAGCGGCCAGCATGGGCGCGGGCAGGCTGACGATCTTCCGCCGGATCTACCTGCCGATGGTCGCTCCCGGCCTGATCAACGCGGGCATCCTGTGCTTCATCCTCTGCCTCGGCTACTACCTGACCCCTGCCCTCATGGGTGGTCCGAAGCAGGCCATGGTGGCCTCGCTCATCAGCGAACAGGTGATGAAACAGAGCCAGTGGAACGGCGCTGCCGCGCTCGGCATCATCCTGCTGCTCCTGACCTTCGCGGGTCTGCTCCTGCTGCGGCTGATCAAGGCCGTGAGCGAGGCCGCGAAGAATCGAGGTATCTCGTGA
- a CDS encoding ABC transporter permease: MIALRSTLAGRIFLTVASTVILLFLALPIVLIVVTSFGKDAFGAFPPDSWTLGWYKVLFADGSKWPAALSLSALIASLTTVFSLLLGITAATALVRSNLPLRSAVYGLVLAPLVIPQVVIALGLFLLFEPAAMLGSPIAIALGHTVLASPIAVMILMATLKGIDERLEDAAASMGAGRLTVARRITLPLAMPGMIAAAIFSFITSFDEFFISQFLSSVDTTTLPVQVFNVLQFDVDPSVTAISAVLIAIAVLALVLVAAVRRLGGGGKQDGLLPTEPAVGLSTGSETS; encoded by the coding sequence GTGATCGCGCTGCGCTCGACACTGGCCGGGCGGATCTTCCTGACCGTCGCCTCCACGGTGATCCTGCTGTTCCTCGCCCTGCCCATCGTCCTTATCGTCGTCACCTCGTTCGGCAAGGACGCCTTCGGCGCCTTCCCGCCGGACTCCTGGACGCTGGGCTGGTACAAGGTGCTGTTCGCCGACGGCAGCAAGTGGCCGGCCGCGCTCTCCCTGAGCGCCCTGATCGCCTCACTGACCACCGTGTTCTCGCTCCTCCTGGGCATCACGGCGGCCACGGCACTGGTCCGTAGCAACCTGCCGCTGCGCTCGGCGGTGTACGGACTGGTCCTCGCCCCGCTGGTGATCCCCCAAGTGGTCATCGCCCTCGGCCTGTTCCTGCTCTTCGAGCCCGCCGCCATGCTCGGCAGCCCGATCGCCATCGCCCTCGGGCACACCGTGCTCGCCTCACCGATCGCCGTGATGATCCTCATGGCCACACTGAAGGGCATCGACGAACGGCTGGAGGACGCGGCGGCCAGCATGGGCGCCGGCCGTCTCACCGTCGCCCGGCGCATCACGCTCCCGCTGGCCATGCCCGGAATGATCGCCGCCGCGATCTTCTCCTTCATCACCAGTTTCGACGAGTTCTTCATCTCGCAGTTCCTGTCCTCCGTAGACACCACGACCCTGCCCGTCCAGGTGTTCAACGTCCTCCAGTTCGACGTCGACCCGTCCGTGACGGCCATCAGCGCGGTGCTCATCGCGATCGCCGTACTGGCCCTCGTCCTGGTCGCCGCCGTGCGCCGACTCGGCGGTGGCGGAAAGCAGGACGGTCTGCTGCCGACGGAGCCCGCGGTGGGCCTGTCCACCGGGAGTGAAACCTCATGA
- a CDS encoding aminotransferase class III-fold pyridoxal phosphate-dependent enzyme, protein MTTSTRTPAGELSATAARHLLLNMTPNGSLGPAGENLLVIRRGEGPYVDDADGRRYIDGLSGLYCCQLGYSYGPDFAEAAEKQLRELCYSPLWTSSAHPTAIELAERLSRIAPVDIEHTFFSSGGAEAVETAWKIARRYHALRGEPGRTKAIARRGAYHGLTIGTLSLTDDPGLTEPYGPPAIDTRFVANTNRFGLAPEYADDGLYTARLLVELEDAILAEGPETVAMLIAEPVQNRGGCITPPQGYWQGLRALADRYGLLLVADEVITAFGRLGEWFGGDRYGARPDMVTVAKGITAGYAPMGATLVSNHVVEVINRPGAVLNHGYTFAGHPLSAAIALRNLEIMERDRILENVRDLQGHLAGRMASLADLPIVGDVRGAGFFYACELVGDHEDGGFGDTARADLIVDLIPRRLREAGLLARVYNRSAPLVQIAPPLISDRALLDRIADILAETLAEASARI, encoded by the coding sequence ATGACCACCAGCACCCGCACCCCGGCCGGTGAACTGTCCGCCACCGCGGCCAGACACCTGCTGCTCAACATGACCCCCAACGGCTCGCTCGGCCCGGCGGGCGAGAACCTCCTCGTCATCCGGCGGGGTGAGGGCCCGTACGTCGACGATGCCGACGGCAGGCGCTACATCGACGGCCTGTCCGGGCTGTACTGCTGCCAGCTCGGCTACTCCTACGGCCCCGACTTCGCCGAGGCGGCGGAGAAGCAACTGCGCGAGCTGTGCTACAGCCCGCTGTGGACCTCCTCCGCGCACCCGACGGCGATCGAACTCGCCGAGCGGCTGTCCCGGATCGCCCCCGTGGACATCGAGCACACCTTTTTCTCCAGCGGCGGCGCCGAAGCCGTCGAGACCGCCTGGAAGATCGCCCGCCGCTACCACGCGCTGCGCGGCGAACCGGGCCGCACCAAGGCCATCGCTCGGCGCGGCGCCTACCACGGACTGACCATCGGCACCCTCTCCCTCACCGACGACCCCGGCCTGACGGAGCCGTACGGCCCGCCGGCGATCGACACCCGGTTCGTGGCCAACACCAACCGCTTCGGTCTCGCACCGGAGTACGCGGACGACGGCCTGTACACGGCCCGGCTGCTCGTCGAGCTGGAGGACGCGATCCTGGCCGAAGGCCCGGAGACCGTCGCCATGCTCATCGCCGAGCCGGTGCAGAACCGGGGCGGCTGCATCACCCCGCCCCAGGGTTACTGGCAGGGTCTGCGGGCGCTGGCCGACCGGTACGGACTCCTGCTCGTCGCCGACGAGGTGATCACGGCCTTCGGCCGGCTCGGGGAGTGGTTCGGCGGGGACCGCTACGGCGCCCGCCCGGACATGGTCACCGTCGCCAAGGGCATCACCGCCGGTTACGCCCCCATGGGGGCAACCCTGGTCAGCAATCACGTCGTCGAGGTCATCAACCGGCCCGGCGCGGTCCTCAACCACGGCTACACCTTCGCCGGGCACCCGCTGAGCGCGGCCATCGCCCTGCGCAACCTGGAGATCATGGAGCGGGACCGGATCCTGGAGAACGTCCGTGACCTCCAAGGCCACTTGGCGGGCCGCATGGCATCCCTCGCGGACCTGCCGATCGTCGGCGACGTCCGGGGAGCCGGGTTCTTCTACGCCTGCGAACTCGTCGGCGACCACGAGGACGGCGGCTTCGGCGACACCGCCCGCGCCGACCTGATCGTCGACCTGATCCCGCGCCGGCTGCGCGAGGCCGGCCTCCTCGCCCGCGTCTACAACCGGTCCGCGCCACTGGTCCAGATCGCGCCCCCGCTGATCAGCGACCGGGCCCTTCTCGACCGTATCGCCGACATCCTCGCGGAGACCCTCGCCGAGGCGTCCGCCCGCATCTGA